A part of Terriglobus roseus genomic DNA contains:
- a CDS encoding GH92 family glycosyl hydrolase yields the protein MITRRRFLESAAVAATLAHMESRSMMALSQKAVAKDDVLQWVDPRIGTGGHGHCYPGASMPFGAVQLSPDTYNDGWDWSSGYHITDDSIMGFSHTHLSGTGVGDLLDFLVMAGTGKAKLVPGDRKNPEEGYRSRFTHSTEVTTPGYYSVMLDTYKIKAELTATERVGVHRYTFPKSDEAYLIVDLHHAHLTKRGTTVVSSEVELAGDTLQGGHVTNGWGNGRHAYFSMQFSKKPKKVEIFSDDQPVSGKKAEGVNLKAVLYFDTKANETIVVKTGISAVDTAGAAKNIAAEVKGFDFDGTRMMAAAAWRRQLGKVRASFIDETHRTIFYTSLYHMSLGPVLFDDVDGRYRAMDNTVKTLPAGERNYTTFSLWDTFRGAHPAYTIIEPERVPQFVNTLIRMGEESPAGAPVWPLWGRETECMTGFHCSSVIAEAQKKGFTADYKRAYAMLQKGRADDVQGMTWHKEHGYIPADLEGESVSKHVEFCYDDWAMANIASRLGMTAERDERLKMSKGYLNNWDASVGFLRPKLSNGEWTTPFDPIEMRHWEKWWDYTESNAWQTTFTVQCDPGGMIKMIGGNAPFVTKLDALFNQPSTLPSYAPPDIAGMVGQYAHGNEPSHHIAYLYVYAGAPHKTQSRVRSLIDTMYKAEPDGMQGNEDVGQMSAWYFLSALGFYPVDPVSGIYVLGSPVTTGATLDMGRGRVLKIEVQRANAADCYVKEFRLNGTVQDKAWFRHSDIANGGTLTFVMSATPNESLGTDVKAIPPSQEI from the coding sequence ATGATTACTCGTCGTAGATTTCTGGAATCCGCTGCTGTTGCCGCCACGCTTGCTCATATGGAATCGCGCTCGATGATGGCGCTTTCGCAAAAGGCTGTTGCCAAGGATGATGTGTTGCAGTGGGTGGACCCGCGCATTGGTACGGGTGGGCATGGGCACTGCTATCCGGGTGCGAGCATGCCGTTTGGTGCGGTGCAGCTTTCGCCGGATACGTACAACGATGGATGGGACTGGAGCAGCGGATACCACATTACTGACGACAGCATTATGGGCTTCAGCCATACGCATTTGAGCGGTACGGGCGTGGGCGATCTGCTGGACTTTCTGGTGATGGCGGGTACGGGCAAAGCGAAGCTGGTGCCGGGCGACCGGAAGAATCCGGAAGAGGGATATCGTTCGCGCTTTACGCACAGCACCGAGGTGACGACGCCGGGCTACTACTCGGTGATGCTGGACACGTACAAGATCAAGGCGGAGCTGACAGCGACGGAGCGTGTGGGTGTGCATCGTTACACGTTTCCGAAGAGTGATGAGGCTTACCTGATTGTTGATCTGCACCATGCGCACCTGACGAAGCGGGGCACCACCGTTGTGAGCAGCGAGGTGGAGCTTGCGGGCGATACGTTGCAGGGTGGGCATGTGACGAATGGATGGGGCAACGGGCGTCATGCTTACTTCTCCATGCAGTTTTCGAAGAAGCCGAAGAAGGTGGAGATCTTTTCAGACGATCAGCCTGTGAGTGGCAAGAAGGCTGAGGGTGTGAACCTGAAGGCTGTTCTGTACTTCGATACGAAGGCGAACGAAACGATCGTTGTAAAAACGGGCATCAGCGCGGTGGATACTGCGGGTGCTGCGAAGAATATTGCCGCTGAGGTCAAAGGCTTCGACTTTGATGGCACGCGCATGATGGCGGCGGCGGCTTGGCGTAGGCAGTTGGGCAAGGTGCGTGCTTCGTTCATTGACGAGACGCATCGCACGATCTTTTACACGTCGCTGTATCACATGAGCCTGGGGCCGGTGCTGTTTGACGATGTGGATGGCCGCTATCGGGCGATGGATAACACCGTGAAGACGCTGCCGGCGGGCGAGCGTAACTACACCACGTTCTCGCTGTGGGATACGTTCCGTGGTGCGCATCCGGCGTACACGATTATTGAGCCGGAGCGTGTGCCGCAGTTTGTGAATACGCTGATCCGCATGGGTGAGGAGAGTCCTGCGGGTGCGCCGGTGTGGCCACTGTGGGGTCGTGAGACGGAGTGCATGACGGGCTTTCATTGTTCTTCTGTCATTGCAGAGGCGCAGAAGAAGGGCTTCACGGCTGACTACAAGCGTGCGTATGCGATGTTGCAGAAGGGCCGTGCGGATGATGTGCAGGGCATGACGTGGCACAAGGAGCATGGATATATCCCGGCTGATCTTGAAGGCGAATCGGTGTCGAAGCATGTGGAGTTCTGCTATGACGACTGGGCGATGGCGAACATTGCTTCGCGGTTGGGCATGACGGCGGAACGCGATGAGCGGTTGAAGATGTCAAAGGGATATCTGAACAACTGGGATGCGAGTGTGGGCTTCCTGCGTCCGAAGCTTTCGAATGGTGAGTGGACCACGCCGTTTGATCCGATTGAAATGCGGCACTGGGAGAAGTGGTGGGACTACACGGAGAGCAATGCGTGGCAGACGACGTTTACGGTGCAGTGTGATCCGGGCGGCATGATCAAGATGATTGGTGGCAATGCGCCGTTTGTGACGAAGCTGGATGCGTTGTTTAATCAGCCGAGCACGCTGCCGTCTTATGCGCCGCCGGATATTGCGGGCATGGTGGGGCAGTATGCGCATGGCAATGAGCCGTCGCATCACATTGCGTATCTGTATGTGTATGCGGGTGCTCCGCACAAGACACAGAGCCGTGTGCGCAGCCTGATTGACACGATGTACAAGGCAGAGCCGGATGGCATGCAGGGCAATGAGGACGTGGGCCAGATGTCGGCCTGGTACTTCCTGAGTGCGCTTGGTTTCTATCCGGTGGATCCGGTGAGCGGTATTTATGTGTTGGGTTCGCCGGTGACGACGGGCGCGACGCTGGATATGGGCAGGGGCCGCGTGTTG
- a CDS encoding TonB-dependent receptor gives MLPVALVAVSTCSYAQTITGSVNGTVTDPSGAVLPNAKVTVTNVQTNVSSTTQSTSGGVYNIHFLQVGQYKVVIEAKGFAPQTLGPFSLEAGQDAKFDAKLSAEGANQTVEVQASLVPLLNTESGELGMTLDTHAINSIPLQGRNFASLTIFTPGAVATDPTVFTGQNAIERSKDGGAQVSVNGNRQQANNYLLDGIEINETINNTIGYNPSPDALDQVRTVSSNAQAEYGNVNGGDVIALLKSGTNKFHGSAFYYVTDDSFNANTWANGLSATPVPKTSETSNIFGGTIGGPVLKDKLFFFADYSGNRYHKGGYQDVNVATQRMRQGDFGEVPYQLYDAQAAGKPAFVNNQLPTTALNPVARYLFAHPELYPLPNQAAQAGTITTGNFRGVTKQRIYNDQFDTKVDYRYRDKDTMFVRYSQSTAGDTNTSPIALAFPTASTYPTKGVAINYVHTFTPTIQNEFRAGFFRTAWHQGVPTDTTGVFGTNGNATVGIGGGSPVPGFAAQNINADGNNLSSSSGGAAFGNSGIYSDNVMNNFTYGDNLTIQKGNHVIKMGAQFIRYQQNSLYTGNDGAQGQISYNGQYTANTGVSGASGFGVADFYLDRASSAGRGTLAGHTGQRQWRDAWFVQDDWKLMPTLTVNLGLRWEYDQPIYEVNNKQANLNLTTGAIELAGQNGNSRALYNPTWTNFMPRVGFSWNPKQKLVVRGGFGTTTYMEGTGANLRLTINPPFQSSISYTGGAPTASAAGTYTTAENAFTQNANATCSYTTDPSCSGKFRAWAPNLKPSTVTEYSLTSEYQLNNYSSFQVGYVGQYAYHLIQAVAANQLTAPCFVNGSLVAYNSAACFAVNKSPYYQVVGQSGTVPLTASEAMANYNALQATFRQRLRGGLQFTANYAYAKALTNSIGFYGVSNVTGASAYAADPRNNSLEYGPSGTDVRHNVNFTATYELPFGRGRKFGGNMPRVVDEFVGGWRVAASGFVYTGFPITITSNNVNSGVNSNQQRMVKYRPLKIVNRSVQHWFGTDASATPCLTAGVDNGVCAYGLPADGVISPQRPGTERTPGYQQYDASVFKDFNITDSQRISFRVDASNVLNIASYGNPDGTAQDSASGTFGRISTTRSGPRMLQLSAKYSF, from the coding sequence TGCCCAGACCATTACCGGCAGTGTGAACGGCACCGTGACGGACCCGTCGGGTGCCGTTTTGCCGAATGCAAAGGTAACGGTCACCAATGTGCAGACCAACGTGAGCAGCACCACCCAGAGCACGAGCGGCGGTGTGTACAACATCCACTTCCTGCAGGTGGGCCAGTACAAAGTAGTCATTGAAGCGAAGGGCTTTGCGCCCCAGACCCTTGGGCCGTTCAGCCTGGAGGCGGGACAGGACGCGAAGTTTGACGCGAAGCTGAGTGCCGAAGGAGCGAACCAGACGGTTGAAGTACAGGCGTCGCTGGTGCCGCTGCTGAATACCGAGAGTGGCGAACTGGGCATGACGCTGGATACGCATGCGATCAACAGCATTCCGCTGCAGGGCCGTAACTTCGCATCTCTGACGATCTTTACGCCGGGTGCCGTGGCGACCGATCCTACGGTGTTCACCGGACAGAATGCTATTGAGCGCAGTAAGGATGGTGGTGCGCAGGTCTCAGTGAATGGGAACCGCCAGCAGGCGAACAACTATCTGCTGGATGGCATTGAGATCAACGAGACGATCAACAACACGATTGGCTACAACCCGAGCCCGGATGCGCTGGATCAGGTCCGCACCGTGAGCAGCAACGCGCAGGCCGAGTACGGCAACGTGAACGGCGGCGACGTGATTGCGCTACTGAAGAGCGGCACGAACAAGTTCCACGGTAGCGCCTTCTACTACGTGACGGACGACAGCTTTAACGCGAACACTTGGGCGAACGGACTGAGTGCGACGCCAGTGCCGAAGACGAGCGAGACCAGCAACATTTTTGGTGGAACCATCGGTGGCCCGGTGTTGAAGGACAAGCTGTTCTTCTTTGCTGATTACTCCGGCAACCGATACCACAAGGGCGGCTACCAGGATGTGAACGTGGCCACGCAGCGCATGCGTCAGGGTGACTTTGGCGAGGTGCCGTACCAGTTGTATGACGCGCAGGCAGCAGGCAAGCCCGCGTTTGTAAATAACCAGTTGCCGACGACCGCGCTGAACCCGGTGGCACGCTACCTGTTTGCGCATCCTGAACTGTATCCGTTGCCGAACCAGGCGGCACAGGCAGGCACGATCACGACGGGCAACTTCCGTGGCGTGACGAAGCAGCGCATTTACAACGATCAGTTTGATACGAAGGTGGACTACCGCTACCGCGACAAGGACACGATGTTTGTGCGCTACAGCCAGAGCACGGCGGGCGATACCAACACGTCGCCCATTGCGCTGGCGTTCCCCACGGCTTCGACGTATCCGACGAAGGGCGTAGCGATCAACTACGTTCACACGTTTACGCCGACCATTCAGAATGAGTTCCGCGCTGGCTTCTTCCGTACGGCATGGCATCAGGGCGTGCCCACAGATACAACCGGTGTCTTCGGTACGAATGGCAACGCAACTGTTGGCATTGGCGGTGGCAGCCCGGTTCCGGGATTTGCAGCGCAGAACATCAATGCGGATGGCAACAACCTTTCCTCGAGCAGTGGTGGCGCGGCGTTTGGTAACTCTGGCATTTACTCCGACAACGTGATGAACAACTTCACCTATGGCGATAACCTGACGATCCAGAAGGGCAATCACGTTATCAAGATGGGCGCACAGTTCATCCGCTATCAGCAGAACAGCCTGTACACGGGCAACGATGGTGCGCAGGGCCAGATCAGCTACAACGGCCAGTACACGGCGAACACTGGTGTGAGTGGTGCGAGCGGCTTTGGTGTGGCGGACTTCTATCTTGACCGTGCGAGCTCCGCAGGCCGCGGCACGCTGGCAGGACACACGGGCCAGCGCCAGTGGCGTGATGCGTGGTTTGTTCAAGATGACTGGAAGCTGATGCCGACGCTGACGGTGAACCTGGGTCTGCGTTGGGAATACGACCAGCCAATCTATGAAGTGAACAACAAGCAAGCCAACCTGAACCTGACAACCGGTGCGATTGAACTGGCAGGACAGAACGGCAATAGCCGCGCGCTGTACAACCCCACGTGGACGAACTTTATGCCGCGTGTTGGCTTCTCGTGGAATCCGAAGCAGAAGCTTGTGGTGCGTGGTGGCTTTGGCACGACGACCTACATGGAAGGCACGGGCGCGAACCTTCGCCTGACGATCAACCCGCCATTCCAGTCGTCGATTTCATACACGGGTGGCGCGCCTACCGCTTCTGCTGCGGGTACGTACACCACGGCTGAGAACGCATTCACGCAGAACGCAAATGCGACCTGCTCATACACAACCGATCCGAGTTGCAGTGGGAAGTTCCGTGCGTGGGCTCCGAATCTGAAGCCATCAACCGTGACGGAGTACAGCCTGACGAGCGAGTACCAGTTGAACAACTACTCGTCGTTCCAGGTGGGCTACGTGGGTCAGTATGCGTATCACCTGATCCAGGCTGTGGCAGCGAACCAGTTGACTGCGCCATGCTTTGTGAACGGATCGCTAGTGGCGTATAACTCGGCTGCCTGCTTTGCGGTGAACAAGTCGCCGTACTACCAGGTGGTTGGTCAGTCGGGAACGGTGCCTTTGACAGCATCGGAAGCGATGGCGAACTACAACGCACTGCAGGCTACGTTCCGTCAGCGGCTGCGTGGCGGTCTGCAGTTCACGGCGAACTACGCGTATGCGAAGGCGTTGACGAACAGCATTGGTTTCTATGGTGTTTCGAACGTTACCGGAGCGAGCGCGTATGCTGCGGATCCTCGTAATAACTCGCTGGAATACGGTCCGAGCGGTACAGACGTTCGTCATAACGTGAACTTCACGGCGACGTATGAACTGCCGTTTGGCCGTGGCCGCAAGTTTGGCGGCAACATGCCACGCGTGGTGGACGAGTTTGTTGGCGGATGGCGTGTGGCTGCCTCTGGTTTTGTGTACACGGGCTTCCCCATCACGATCACCAGCAACAACGTGAACTCTGGTGTGAACAGCAATCAGCAGCGCATGGTGAAGTACCGTCCGTTGAAGATTGTGAATCGCAGCGTGCAGCACTGGTTTGGTACCGATGCTTCCGCTACGCCTTGCCTTACCGCGGGCGTGGACAACGGTGTGTGTGCGTACGGTTTGCCTGCGGATGGTGTGATCAGCCCGCAGCGCCCTGGCACGGAGCGCACGCCTGGTTACCAGCAGTATGACGCTTCAGTGTTCAAGGACTTCAACATTACGGATAGCCAGAGAATCAGCTTCCGTGTGGATGCGTCGAACGTGCTGAACATTGCAAGCTACGGTAACCCGGATGGCACAGCGCAAGACTCTGCGAGCGGCACGTTTGGGCGCATCAGCACGACGCGTTCCGGACCGCGCATGTTGCAGCTTTCGGCGAAGTACTCGTTCTAA